In a genomic window of Phragmites australis chromosome 14, lpPhrAust1.1, whole genome shotgun sequence:
- the LOC133891758 gene encoding uncharacterized protein LOC133891758: protein MAEMVSSAVVQETVSQILSGLVCKYEGKEKSNANENLERLEMAHIKLEAALEISNKWLITDASLLRWGKKLKRAAQECNDTLHRCKQRIIEEEQMEKEVSTSSFPKRIAHTTKSFVFSMFSRNNDELSRSIVRRFEWFADGASEFLRFIELGGTPRRHMPFNSLIKHLFAGEELHHKIVRGNEYPLFLLSVVPFSTAEHGIEASLIFIQKDSNAPENNFFLSVMLQLSESTDIVGITIECLKLYSPHFKSTVEIIKKELTRLPMQDLSWVPYVDSCQRKHWDNLHSFSSQWFRPNPLCCMQHDQHKLCRSTKLDTSGLPGVSLEPIIEVNLQCQVSLSEYNKQRTSLSECKTSLQDSPHLKAGLLFTPHGYLEDMAADRSSAIAVTYGKEQHGLRTESTLRQLEEIMLPKAVDYFCQNTEATVYQMLWKSRHGCVYIQVEKETMSTRRTFGGARKRKLFQRQDQKLGNGTDVICHFLDLWAAHVPIRLRGSIVDWIRKEKGK, encoded by the coding sequence ATGGCGGAGATGGTCAGTTCTGCGGTTGTCCAGGAGACAGTTAGCCAAATCCTATCCGGTCTTGTTTGCAAGTATGAGGGGAAAGAGAAATCAAATGCAAATGAAAACTTGGAGAGGCTGGAGATGGCGCACATCAAGTTGGAGGCTGCTCTTGAGATATCCAATAAGTGGTTGATCACCGACGCATCGTTGTTGCGTTGGGGCAAGAAGCTGAAACGTGCTGCTCAAGAGTGCAACGACACACTGCACAGATGCAAGCAGAGAATCATAGAAGAAGAGCAGATGGAAAAGGAAGTGAGTACATCTTCCTTTCCTAAACGTATAGCACATACTACCAAGTCATTTGTTTTCTCCATGTTTAGCCGCAACAACGACGAGTTGAGCAGATCCATTGTTCGAAGATTTGAGTGGTTTGCAGATGGTGCTAGTGAGTTTCTGAGATTTATAGagcttggtggcacaccacgcCGTCACATGCCCTTCAACTCCCTCATCAAGCACCTTTTTGCTGGCGAGGAACTACATCATAAAATCGTTCGGGGAAACGAGTACCCTTTGTTTCTACTATCGGTGGTGCCCTTCAGTACCGCAGAGCATGGAATAGAGGCAAGCCTGATATTTATCCAGAAAGACAGCAATGCACCGGAGAATAACTTTTTCCTTAGTGTAATGCTACAGCTTTCAGAATCTACAGACATTGTTGGGATCACAATTGAGTGCTTGAAGTTGTATAGCCCTCATTTCAAGTCTACAGTTGAAATTATTAAGAAAGAACTTACTCGACTACCTATGCAGGACTTATCATGGGTGCCATATGTTGATTCATGTCAAAGAAAGCATTGGGACAATTTGCATAGCTTTAGCAGTCAATGGTTTCGCCCAAACCCATTATGTTGCATGCAGCATGATCAGCACAAGCTTTGTCGTAGTACCAAGTTAGACACATCAGGATTACCAGGTGTTTCTCTAGAACCAATTATTGAAGTGAATTTGCAGTGCCAAGTCTCGCTGTCTGAGTACAACAAACAGAGGACCTCATTGTCTGAATGCAAAACTTCTCTGCAAGATTCTCCGCATCTGAAAGCTGGACTCCTCTTTACGCCCCATGGCTATTTAGAAGACATGGCTGCGGATAGAAGTTCTGCAATAGCAGTGACCTATGGCAAGGAGCAACATGGCTTGCGTACAGAGAGTACTTTGCGACAACTAGAAGAGATCATGCTGCCAAAGGCAGTAGATTACTTCTGCCAGAACACCGAAGCAACGGTCTACCAAATGCTTTGGAAGTCTAGACATGGCTGTGTATACATTCAGGTTGAGAAGGAGACCATGAGCACACGGAGAACTTTTGGGGGAGCTAGGAAAAGAAAGCTGTTTCAACGACAAGATCAGAAGCTTGGAAATGGGACAGATGTGATCTGTCACTTCCTCGACTTATGGGCTGCACATGTGCCCATCCGGCTGCGAGGCTCGATCGTGGACTGGATtcggaaagaaaaaggaaagtga